The Synchiropus splendidus isolate RoL2022-P1 chromosome 8, RoL_Sspl_1.0, whole genome shotgun sequence genome has a window encoding:
- the LOC128763833 gene encoding EH domain-containing protein 2-like, whose translation MSFRRLRKDSKRLEDVIAVTEELKNLYYKRLLPIEKRSSFHLFHSPSYEDADFDNKPMVLVMGQYSTGKTTFIRYLIEQDFPGSRVGPEPTTDCFTALMYGEAEGMVPGNALTMDPKKPFRNLDPFGNTFLNRFQCVQIPNPVLESISIIDTPGILTAAKKKLSRGYDFPAVLRWFAERVDRIILLFDAHKLEFSDELTRAFGALYGHEDKLRVVLNKADSVDSQELMRVYGALMWSLGKVFRTPEIFRVYIGSFWSEQRLKSDHIQLIELEEEDLLADIRNLPHNAALRRLNDLVKRARLVRAHAHIISYLKQEMPTLFCKESKKQDLIYQLPVIFSKIQQQQQIPAGDFPDCTKMQERLLRQNFSKFKTLKPNLMASLDRLLSTDISNLVPLLQRQEIRKKPLPGVLDGEFLGTFRRDCFSRHPFKEGPKGDQSERDFKEWVVEKYKPKYDEIFYNLGPNEGKLSGSKVKKWMTTTLLPNSVLAHIWRLSDVDEDGMLDNEEFALAVHLVEGKLEGHRLPRELPSHLVPPSKRLSKASEDS comes from the exons ATGTCGTTTCGCAGGCTCAGGAAGGACTCTAAAAGGCTGGAGGATGTGATCGCAGTGACAGAAGAGCTGAAGAATCTTTACTACAAGAGGCTGCTGCCGATAGAGAAACgctcctccttccatctgtTCCACTCTCCCAGCTATGAGGATGCAGACTTTGATAACAAGCCCATGGTGCTGGTGATGGGTCAGTACTCCACTGGGAAGACCACTTTCATCAG GTATCTGATTGAGCAAGATTTCCCAGGCAGCAGAGTGGGACCAGAACCGACCACAGACTGCTTCACTGCCCTCATGTACGGAGAGGCAGAGGGAATGGTGCCAGGGAATGCCCTCACAATGGATCCAAAGAAGCCCTTCCGCAACCTTGACCCTTTTGGAAACACCTTTCTCAACAG GTTCCAGTGTGTTCAGATCCCAAATCCAGTTCTGGAGAGCATCAGCATTATTGACACCCCAGGGATCTTGACTGCGGCTAAGAAGAAACTCAGTCGAG GGTACGACTTCCCAGCAGTGCTGCGCTGGTTCGCGGAGCGCGTCGACCGGATAATCCTGCTCTTTGACGCGCACAAACTCGAGTTCTCTGATGAGCTCACCCGGGCCTTCGGCGCCCTCTACGGCCATGAAGACAAGCTGCGAGTGGTTCTGAACAAAGCTGACAGCGTGGATTCCCAAGAGCTCATGAGAGTGTACGGTGCCCTCATGTGGTCACTGGGGAAAGTCTTTCGAACACCAGAGATCTTCCGAGTTTACATCGGATCCTTCTGGTCCGAGCAAAGGCTGAAGTCTGACCACATCCAGCTGatagagctggaggaggaagatctTCTGGCTGACATCAGGAACCTCCCGCACAACGCCGCCTTAAGACGACTAAACGATCTGGTGAAAAGGGCTCGCTTGGTCCGG GCCCACGCACACATTATCAGCTATCTCAAGCAGGAGATGCCAACACTTTTTTGCAAGGAGAGCAAAAAGCAGGACCTGATCTACCAACTTCCTGTGATTTTCAGCaagatccagcagcagcagcaaattcCGGCTGGTGACTTCCCAGACTGCACCAAGATGCAG gAGCGTCTTCTTCGGCAAAACTTCTCAAAATTCAAGACACTCAAACCAAATCTAATGGCCTCCCTGGACAGGTTGCTGAGCACCGACATCTCAAACCTCGTGCCCCTACTGCAACGACAAGAGATCCGGAAGAAGCCTCTTCCAGGCGTCTTGGACGGGGAATTTTTGGGAACGTTCCGACGTGACTGCTTCAGCAGACACCCCTTCAAGGAAGGCCCCAAAGGTGACCAGAGCGAGAGGGATTTCAAAGAATGGGTGGTAGAAAAGTACAAACCCAAGTACGATGAGATTTTTTACAACCTCGGTCCCAATGAGGGCAAACTGAGCGGCTCCAAGGTCAAGAAGTGGATGACAACAACGCTCCTGCCAAACTCCGTGCTGGCTCACATCTGGAGGTTGTCAGATGTGGATGAGGACGGTATGCTGGACAACGAGGAGTTCGCTTTAGCCGTCCATTTAGTCGAGGGGAAACTCGAGGGTCACCGGCTCCCACGTGAGCTGCCCAGTCACTTGGTCCCACCGTCCAAACGGCTCAGTAAGGCCAGTGAAGACAGCTAA